GATTGGCAATTAAAGCCTCATTTTCGACATACCAGATTTCTTGAGGAAATTCGTCCATTCCGTACCCTCTTAGGGCATTGGTCGATATTCCATCGAAAAGGACGATCCAATCATTCTGGGCTTGGGGCTCAGCTTTGGGCACGGATTTCTTTTTGTTGGAATCACAAGAACATACTAGGCCGAAAATTAGGACAATGCTTAATAGTTTTTTCATTTTTTTGTTGGTTGTTTTGGTGTTACAAATCTTATTATTTATTCTTTTAAAATCTTCGTTTCGAATCCGTCAATGCTTTGGGTGTTCTTGTTTTTCCAATATTCCCTAATTTTTTCCTCGCCCTGTTTTTCAGCCCAAAGGTTTAAGGTGGTGCGTTCCTCTTTGTAATCCATAAAAGGTACGGCAAAGCCACAAGATGTTTGAACTAAATCCACTTGCATTTCTATAATTTGTCTGGCTCCCGCATTCGGGGGAAATAAATGGGCGTATTTTTTAAATCCTTCATCACGCTTGTGAAAAATTTTTGCGTTTCCGTAAAGTCTTAATATCATGGGTTTTCCCTCAAAGGCACAGAACATAATGGTCATTCTATTGTTTTTGATAAGATGTGCCGCCGTTTCGTTACCGCTCCCGGTCAAGTTTAACCAAACTACTTTATTTTCATTGATAACCCTAAAACTATCGGTTCCTTTTGGGGATATATTCACTCGGCCATCAGAAGCGGCCGTCCCAACGAAGAATATATGCTGATTTTCAATAAACGACCTTTGTTCGGAACCTATTCCTGGTAACTTTTTCCCCATATGGATTTTCTAATTTCTTAACGACTGGAAATTTACTAATTTAATTGTTCTTTGATTTTAGACATAAACTACTTTTCTATAAGAAGTATTCGCCTGCTTTCACTACTATACTATGAAAATACTTTGAGTCCATATCACCTTAATTTACTATCTGTTTCTATTTGAAGAAGATAAATGTTACCTGTACTCAAATTGATCTAGTGATATTTAATTAATCCATAGGTTTAGTATAGGCCTATGTAATTGAAAATCCTTTTCGTATTTTTAAATAACAACTTTCAAATAATTTAATATGACAGTACTTGGCAAGATTAAGTGGGTTTTGGGAATACTAATGATTTTTGTATTGATCATTGCTACAAATCTCATCGACCGAAATAATTTCTTAAGGGTTAGGGATTCCGTTACCACCATTTATGAGGATCGCCTGGTAGTCAAGGATATTATTTTTGAAATTGCTCGATATATACAGGAAAAGGAACTTGCCATGGTACGGAAAGATTCCACTTATTATTCTGGTAGAGCTACGGGGATAGATGACAAGATTCAAAATTTGATTCTTCGCTATCAAGAAACCAAATTGACCAAAGAAGAGGCAAAGGTCTTTGATGATCTCAAAGAAAATCTAGTGGAATTGGAAGCTCAAGAAGCTAAATTTGTTGAATCCGGTAAGACACAAAAAGAACCACTCCAATCAAGTATTGATGATGTCAAAGAAAATCTTTACGACCTTTCACAAATTCAGTTGAGAGAAGGTAGCCGTCAAATGAATATTAGTAAAAAGGCCGTGGACACTGTAGAATTGTTCACCCAACTTGAAATCTATGTACTGATCTTTCTTGCCGTACTGGTTCAGATAATTATCATCTATAATCCAAAGAAAAATTAAGAAAGGTATTTGGTAATTGAGGTGTATTGTTTAACTGTCGTTTACGGGATAATTTTAGGACAGGTACAGGTTTGAACAATTACTGTTGGATTCAGTGTGCCTTGAGCAAAGTTAAAGGATAGTCAATCAACGTTCCGAGAATTTTTTTGAGTTGTGGATTTGGTTTCATTCCTTATTTTGTAGTAACCTAAATTTTATAATTTGTTAGAACGTTACCTGTTCGGTTCTATTTATTCAAAAGGTACTTCGTTATGTTCTCATGTCCCTCACGTTCGGCAATGATCAAGGCAGTATCGCCATTGTCCATTTTCATTGTAATTGATGCATTATTTTCAATAAGAAGTTTTACCAAGTCCAAATTTCCTCTATGCACTGCGGAATGTAAAGGGGTCACATTTTGCATTTGAACTGCATTTACATCCGCTCCGTTTTCAATGAATAGCTTACAAAGTTCATAGTTCTCTTTTGCCATAGCAGCATGCAATGCATTGACCTTTGATGGATTTGTAGCCGATAAATTTGGGTCGGCCCCTAATTCAACCAATGATTTTGCGATTTTGGTCTGATTGAAAAAAGCAGCTAAGGACAACGGTGTGAAACCATCATTGGAATGCGTATTTAACAAGTCAAAGCCAGGTTTATTCAAATAATCATTTACAATATCAGTCTTGCCACAAACAATAGCTTCGTAAAATGAAAATGATTTCCTTAACTCTATGGCTTGCTCAAAAGCTTTTTCAAGTCCACTGTAGGCAATCATCATCAGACCTGAACTACCATTTTCATCTTTAAGACTTAAGACATCAGAATTTTCTTTGATAAGGGATATGGCTTTGTCTTCTTCTTTATTTTTTATATGCGTTTTGAGTAATTCAAGCATCTCATTTGTTTTAAGTGTTAGACCGATTAGGGTGAATAAAAATAAGGATATTAACGTTTTCAAAATACTATCTTTTCTCCAAAAGAAAGGATAAAACCCTTGCCTGAATTACTACATATCACCTTTTCGTAATTCACTTGGTGATTGACCAACAATATTCTTAAAATAATTACTAAAGTTGCCAAGGCTTGAATAGCCAATATCAAAAGTAATCTCTTTTATGGTTTTGTCAGTTTCCAATAGTTGACGTTTGGCCTCTTGAATTCTTTTATTTGAAATGTATTGGAATGGTGTGACGCCAAAAATTTGATTAAAATTCCGTAATAAATGATTTTCTGATAGCAGAGCGATGTTTGCCAATTCTTGTAATCTTAAATTTTTATGATAATTGCAGTCTATAAAATCCTTGACGAACAGAACCCGTTGATAAAGCTCTTCCCGAGTAGCTTTCTTTTTTGAAGTCAATCGATGGGTGTCAAGTAAAGTAGTATTGTTTTGTAGTAATATGGCATTTAGTAGCTGATAATAAAATTCATCCTTTTCAAGCTCATCCATTCCAAGATTGGATTTCTTCCGGCCTATTTTTAGTAATTCGGAGACCTTTCCACTATGGTGGTAGTTTCTTTCAAATAGCTTGATGCCCTGGTGCTGTTTCACATTTAAATCAAGCAATTGTTCGTCTGTAGCATTTAAACCTGAAACTACGTCCGAAACAAATTCAGGGGAGAAGAACACACAAAAAGATTCGGTTTCTTTAGCACTATCTATATTCAAGCGATATTTGGTGCATTCGTTTAATACAAGAAAATTGGTTTGGTCAACTTGATATTCACGCTGTTTCACTTGATAATCAGCCTTGTCTCCATAGAAAGATTTTACGGACAAGAAGCAATCACCGGACCATTGGTATTTTTGGGCTTGCTGATGTATGATAAAATTACTAATCATAAACTATTTATTTTGCTTCAACGGTGGGTCCACATGGTGTTGTGAGCTTATGTTCACAATGAACATCATATATATAGTTCAACCTTCGTTATTTAATTTGATTGTCAATAATGGCTATTATTTGCTCTATTTGTTGTTTGAGTTCGACGTATCTCCCTTCTAAAAAGCCAGAAGTAGCAATGAATCCCACAAGTCGATTATCGAATTCTATTGAACGCAATAGATGTAAGTTACTGTCTAAAAACTTGCCCCTGTCTATGCCAAACGTTTCACCGTAAGCATCAAAAACCATTCTACGCATACTCACTTTATCCTGTCCAAAATCCAATAAGGCATCCCTATGTTTGGACAACTCATTATTTTCTTGAAATCGTATTCTTAGCATTAGGCCATCGAGCGTGGCCAGTGCATTTTTTAGTTCCTTGTTTTGAAAAATATTCAGTTTACCGGAACTTATTATTTCATTGGTTACTCCAGAGCCAGGACGATATTGAACTTCTGAATTCACTGCGCCAAAAAATAGTTTTCCAAATTCCTTTTCCGTTATTTCGGGAGTATTCGGCCCAGTATACCTTGATAATTCCTTAGCATATTTTATTAGGTCGGTATTTAGGTCTATTACACGATTTACTTCGACCAGGTTGTTCTCAAATTCCTTTTTTAATGCAAATAGATAGTCTTGCTCTAGTTCACTTTGCTTCCTAGATTCATTTAAATTATTGATCTGCAACGCAATCAAAATTCCAATAACAACAAGGATTATTTCACCAAAGGCGTAAATCAGATATTTACTGAATTTATTTTCTGAGAGTAATTGTTGCCGAATACGTCTAAAGAATTTTATCATTGGTTATTGGTTTCTAGAAAGGTAGGATAAATATTTGACCCATAGAGCGGGAAATACTGACGCACAACCGTGCGTGTATATGGCTTTGTAAGCTTATGCTCCAAATGAACATGACACATATTGTGGCACTTTCTTTATTCTCTCCTTGTCAGCTCTTTTTCAATAAGATAAATCACATTTTTTGTTTGCTCCACTGCTACTTCCTTATAATTGGTTGAACTTTTCCTTAGATTATCTCTAAAACTTACCATGTTAAAAAACTCTTTATCCTTTAACCAACTATCATAATCATTGGGAATCCAACCGCTATTATTGTTACTCAAATGCTTTTGGAAAAGTGGGATTACCACAGCTGACCAAAGTTGGTCTTCAATCCTTCTAGTTTCTTGCATGAGTTTTGGGTAATCCACTTCAAATAAATTTACGATTTCTATTCTTAAACTATCTGATTGGATTAATTCTAGTCCGGAAGATTTTAAGGTTTGAAATGCCGAAGAAACCAAAATAACGTCTGGTGCATAATCTATATCGGACAAATAGCTTGGAATGGAATCACTATACGGTAGATTACTATTGGGAAGATTTAATATGTAACTAAAGCTTCTAACACTCTTAACCTGCTTATCAATATCGTTTTCAAGATTTGCAATATTTATTTTAAGATTCGTTTTTAATTCATTCAATAAAGTAAGTTCCCTTGTATTCATTTTATTGGTTTCATTCCAATTATTA
This window of the Maribacter cobaltidurans genome carries:
- a CDS encoding pyridoxamine 5'-phosphate oxidase family protein, producing the protein MGKKLPGIGSEQRSFIENQHIFFVGTAASDGRVNISPKGTDSFRVINENKVVWLNLTGSGNETAAHLIKNNRMTIMFCAFEGKPMILRLYGNAKIFHKRDEGFKKYAHLFPPNAGARQIIEMQVDLVQTSCGFAVPFMDYKEERTTLNLWAEKQGEEKIREYWKNKNTQSIDGFETKILKE
- a CDS encoding MCP four helix bundle domain-containing protein, whose protein sequence is MTVLGKIKWVLGILMIFVLIIATNLIDRNNFLRVRDSVTTIYEDRLVVKDIIFEIARYIQEKELAMVRKDSTYYSGRATGIDDKIQNLILRYQETKLTKEEAKVFDDLKENLVELEAQEAKFVESGKTQKEPLQSSIDDVKENLYDLSQIQLREGSRQMNISKKAVDTVELFTQLEIYVLIFLAVLVQIIIIYNPKKN
- a CDS encoding ankyrin repeat domain-containing protein is translated as MLELLKTHIKNKEEDKAISLIKENSDVLSLKDENGSSGLMMIAYSGLEKAFEQAIELRKSFSFYEAIVCGKTDIVNDYLNKPGFDLLNTHSNDGFTPLSLAAFFNQTKIAKSLVELGADPNLSATNPSKVNALHAAMAKENYELCKLFIENGADVNAVQMQNVTPLHSAVHRGNLDLVKLLIENNASITMKMDNGDTALIIAEREGHENITKYLLNK
- a CDS encoding helix-turn-helix domain-containing protein, with amino-acid sequence MISNFIIHQQAQKYQWSGDCFLSVKSFYGDKADYQVKQREYQVDQTNFLVLNECTKYRLNIDSAKETESFCVFFSPEFVSDVVSGLNATDEQLLDLNVKQHQGIKLFERNYHHSGKVSELLKIGRKKSNLGMDELEKDEFYYQLLNAILLQNNTTLLDTHRLTSKKKATREELYQRVLFVKDFIDCNYHKNLRLQELANIALLSENHLLRNFNQIFGVTPFQYISNKRIQEAKRQLLETDKTIKEITFDIGYSSLGNFSNYFKNIVGQSPSELRKGDM
- a CDS encoding DUF6090 family protein, which translates into the protein MIKFFRRIRQQLLSENKFSKYLIYAFGEIILVVIGILIALQINNLNESRKQSELEQDYLFALKKEFENNLVEVNRVIDLNTDLIKYAKELSRYTGPNTPEITEKEFGKLFFGAVNSEVQYRPGSGVTNEIISSGKLNIFQNKELKNALATLDGLMLRIRFQENNELSKHRDALLDFGQDKVSMRRMVFDAYGETFGIDRGKFLDSNLHLLRSIEFDNRLVGFIATSGFLEGRYVELKQQIEQIIAIIDNQIK
- a CDS encoding DUF6090 family protein, producing the protein MIKFFRHIRQQLLSESKFSKYLLYAIGEIILVVIGILIALQINNWNETNKMNTRELTLLNELKTNLKINIANLENDIDKQVKSVRSFSYILNLPNSNLPYSDSIPSYLSDIDYAPDVILVSSAFQTLKSSGLELIQSDSLRIEIVNLFEVDYPKLMQETRRIEDQLWSAVVIPLFQKHLSNNNSGWIPNDYDSWLKDKEFFNMVSFRDNLRKSSTNYKEVAVEQTKNVIYLIEKELTRRE